The sequence below is a genomic window from Lycium ferocissimum isolate CSIRO_LF1 chromosome 9, AGI_CSIRO_Lferr_CH_V1, whole genome shotgun sequence.
TAGCTTTAGCGGTGGTGGGTTtccataaaataatatagagTAGAacgttttttattttaattaatatggGTGcttttgctttcttgaaaatgatGGCGTAATTAAAAACTAAAGCCGGAATACATTGATAGCCCTCTAAACTTgctaatatattttatttagacaCTCGAATTATGTCGTTTTTTAATGACTTAATACATTGACAGCTAGAGGCGGAGCCAAAATTTGACGTTTATGGGTTcggaattttaattttttaatattactaggttctaaattaataattgataTATGTTCAACGAAttcttaatacaaatataagTTTGGATAAAAGCTATTGGTTTCGGCTGAACTTACACCTGATGAGCTAGCTCCACTCCTGTCAACAACCCTCAAACTTGCCAGCAAATTTCATTTAAATATTCAAACTACGTCTTGTTTCAATTAAGCATCcgaacacatgataaagtgttcCTACATTTGgctcaaattttgaaaacttttttGCACGTGTCTCGAATATCCATTGTGTAGATAAattaaccacttaaaatatgaCACCTCATATAATTATACCAATTAGCCTTAATAAGCCGTAAAACTTCATGCATTTTCAATTGAGGATGATGAGTATAATTAAAGAagatgacatattttaagtagttaacttatttacgtaataaaaatttgagaaagagATTGCGGGTAACCTTTTCTAAAATTTGAACCGAAAGTGTCTAATATAAACACTTTATTATGTGTTCAGATGCTCAAAATAAAACAAGCCGAAATttgagtgtctaaatgaaatttgctAGCAAGTTCGAGGGGTTGTCAATATATTAAGCCTTTTTGACTTAAACAACTGAACATATGATAATGCGTGTTTATtagatactccctccattcaatttaagtgtcttaatttAACTAggcatgaaatttaagaaataaaaagagatttttgaatcttgtgatcctATATAAaaagatgtgtataatgtactaaaatgtcatttgaatcttgtgattataaatttatcatgtaggatgtttgaattgtcaacttactaatagCTTGTTATTGgtcaagcttttttttttttttcccaataagtgcttatttttaaaaagtgtgGTGTTTAGTTAAGCTTTTAGGAAAAAATAAGTGATTCTAGGGAGCagcaaaagttatttttaagaAGCTAAAAGAAATAACTTTTGCCCCAGaaacacttttttaaaaaatactttagaGATAAATACGCTTAGAAGCACTTTAtaaaagtttggccaaataCTAATTgttaattgctgctcaaaagtgcttttaaaattaattaaccaaacacaaactacttttcgtaaaagtactttttagaactgataaaaaaataagatacttaaaacttttcttttttgtgcggattgtccttcaaaggcacttgtctttaatttttgccctcaaacagttagtctttaatttttgcccttcatctAAAAATTTATCGGTGTTGAGCTCGAACCACCActcaatcaaaaattaaaaaaaaaaaaaaattcacaaaacaAAGTTAGCTTAAAATAGAACTTGTATGAAACTATATTTTATAACGGataaactctgtcttgcgaattcAAATTTTACCtcttcttaattatttttaaactaCTCCATAGTAGCTCACCAGCTACGACTATTCTCTTACGGCCACGTCACGGTGGCAATAAATCCTGTGGGCCCCACTAACAAGCCTACTTGTTGAAACGAAAAGGAATAAAGCATAAACCCAAAGATATCCTCTTATAGATTAGGGGTAAAAAAGCACCATAAAAAGAATATTCCCAACTCATAatattctctttccttttttctcaaTCCACACACTTCATCTTTATATTAAAAGGCCAAAAATGTCCTTAGGAGTCGTTTGGTTTGGGTATAAGCCAAGTAAATTTTGAtagtttataaataaataattacatTAAATTCGTATAAGTCATGTAGGTATTAGTATAGAAAATTCAATGCTATAtaattaatatgagtatatacatatagcgcgtattaataataaatgaataaaattatctTAAGACAGAAATTCTCTCATAATAGATAATCTCTAGAaagtaattttcatttttttattcacCATATAATAATCTTCGTAATATTAATTATTCTTCGCATAATAACTCTTGTATTATTAATTCCCCTACAagcattttatattttaatttttgtataactAAGACATCAAACTAAACAATCCCTTCATATTCGTgaaaaggttcaaatatacTTTTAACACAACTCAACAACTATTACTTCCtccgaacaaaaaaaaaataaaacttattaaataaaaaaaaataattaaactttaacttttttatttgcttttccTATTTAGTGTTATGTAATTAAATGTTCAatcctttatttaattatgactagtttagtcaatttacatattttttcttAGCGTgagtaatttcatgaaaaggtaaacgaaataattcttttttttttttttatccgaagGGATAGTTACCATAGAAATTCAAATCCaatattttttatcctttttcaattaaaaaaaaaaaaaagcataagaAGAGAATATTCCCAACTATACCCCCACATCACTCATATTCTCtctcatatatttttcttcactCCACACTTTTCATTACCATTATAACAAACTCTCAATACCTCCTTCCACTTTCCCCTCATTTCCTCTCAAATTCCCACACTAACATTTTATCGTACCACACTTTATGTGTGTATTTGATATTTGTCGATTGAGAACTCTCATttctttctcaaattcctaCATCAATATTTTTCTCGTGTCACACTTTTTTGTGTGTACTCGTTTAAAGCACCAtcattactatatatataaacctCTCAAATTTCCAcactaacattttttttttaattcgaaAGCTAAGGTATATTATGAAGTTTGGGAAGAGTTTAAGCAATCAAATAGAAGAAACATTACCTGAATGGAGGGACAAGTTTTTATCATATaaggagttgaagaaaaaactCAAACTTATTGAACCAAAGAGATCAGTGGGGTCCACTAATgctagtaataataataataatgataatgatgatgatgttaggGCATGTAAGAGGATTAAATTGGACCCTATGATGACTGAAGCTGAAGTTGAGTTTGTTAATTTATTGGAAGATGAACTTGAGaaatttaattctttctttgttgagaaagaagaagaatatatCATTACATTAAAGGTAACattcctttttttccctttttttttttaaagtttttctgtctcaatttatgtgatatagttcaGTATTTTTACTGTAAATTCGGACATATAAACTTTaagttaaatgaaaaataatttacctATTTAGAAACTATGTAAAACTACAATAAGTCAcaataaattgtttttttttaattcttattactcctgatttttttatttttttttattctagtTATCCTAACTTATGTGATCTTTGTTTGACTTGTTACGAAGtttagaaagaaagaattttttaGTATATGGTGTAAAATAAAGCTTAGACATTTGTGTGcttataaatcattttattaagggtaaaagtgaaattttaaaattgaatttgttaatttattggaagatgaatttgagaaatttaaattctttctttgttgcgaaagaagaagaatatatCATTGCATTAAAGGTAACattccctttttttattttttttatgcctctgtgatttatttatttaggatTTATGGAACTGAAACCTGTTCAAttgcaaaataaaaacaattttttttcttttccttccccGAATTCTCGTGGTAACCTttgttaaaaaaatcattttttttaataaaacaatTAATTGCTGCAACTTTAACTTTTTGTCTAATTACATGGAAACAGATATATACTTCCTTCGCTCagttttacttgtccagtttaGAAAAAACAAGAtataatttatcatttcatatttattttacctttattattaattgcataatttttaaagtattttgATTGATTTGTTACTTGACAATAATGAggggtgatatagtaaaattgtcattttatttttggCTCCTTAGTAAGCGTGTCAAGTCAATACACGACGAGTAAAATTGGGCGAAGGGAGTATATATTAAGTGATGCATTTGACTTTAAATTCTGGATCCGTCTCTATTTGGAAACTAATTTTGCTTTGAGTAAAGCATATAAAGCATATCTGTTTCAATTTTGGTTTATGCTTTGTTGTTTAAGTGACTTTAATAGATTATTAAAGTATTGATTTCTAGTATAATACTCCAGCTGTATGTTtgtaagaagaaaataaagtacTGGAATAATTTGCTTTTAACTGTACTAATTAGAATTTAAAATTAAACATAATGATGTAGGAAAGGATATAATACTAGCAGTATAATTAAAGAAGAAGCATAAAGGGAAAAAGAttattaaataaatgaaatgaggTAATTCAACTTTTGAATAGAGACAGAGTAGTAGAAAGTGTGCTGGCCCGTCGGATTGATTTTACAGAAGCGAATCTAGAATTTGAAGTTTACGAGTTCCTATAACGACATCAAGTTAATATAATAATAGTCGAGTTAATAGTCAAATACTATTTAAGTAGATATTTAgtgtattttttaatttatatacctGTTTTGTGCAAAAGCTACCAGGTTTCCGTGAACCCAGAGATTATGATTTAGATTGGCCAGTGGTTGCTTATCTACTTGTATCAATGAGCTTTAAGATTTTCTTACTCTCACATAATTGAAGTAAGATTCCATGAAGTTCAATTGTGTGTGTATGATTAATTCAAGCTTCAATTGTTCTGTTGTCATTTGCTAGTTGTTTTTCAGGTTTGTGCTATCATGTATGAATTTTGTAAAGATCAGAGTGATACAAAAGTTTTTATTTGCATCCATGATTTGATGGTAGAGATGCCATAGGGCATAATAAGTACAATATCATGTTAACTTGCCATTTCTTTTATGACCCAAAGATCCTATATTTTGAATAGAAGCAAAAATCTTGAGGCCAAATTCCTCGTTTTTTCTATTTGTTATGCTGAGATATAAAGAAGTCATTGACACAGATGTAGCTCGTGCTAATATTGATCATGCATCTATTATGATTATGCGAGGTCTTGTTAAGCTTTTGATCTTGTATTTGACGTGTCTTGTGAATTGGTAACAGGAGTTGCAAGATAGAGTGGCGAAGGCCAAGGATCGTAACGATGAGATCATAAAGATTCGCAGGGAGATAGTAGACTTCCACGGCGAGATGGTTTTGCTGGAAAATTACAGTGCCCTCAACTATACTGGTAAATCCCATCTCTTTCTTTTCATCTATCTGAAACTTAATTATTCCTCGGAACTTTGAAGGCGCCTCTGAGAAGTCTTCGTAAATGCACAAGAGTTAATTCTCGGGATTTTTCTGTATGTTTGTATCTATACTCATTATTTGATTGTTGTGCACCGGGATTGTGGCGTCTGCAAACCACTTGTATTATCTCATTGGTAGTGATGAGCAGTGGCAGATGTAGCTCTTAGGTGACGGGTTCAACCGAATTATCTTGGTCGCGGAGTATATGTATAAGCGAAAATCCACAAAAAATTCAATGAATATTATATCCGCACCCATAGTTTTAGGAAAGTTCAGTGCTTACGAAACTTAAAAGGTCGAATCAGTCAATTTTAAATGTTGGATCTTCTGGTGATGAACCTTTCTGATCAATTTCTATTTTTGCTTATAGGGCTTGTGAAGATACTTAAGAAGTATGACAAAAGGACTGGTGCTCTTCTCCGCTTGCCCTTCATTCAGAAGGTCTTGCAACAGCCTTTCTTCACCACTGACTTGCTTTACAAGCTCGTGAAGGAGTGTGAGAATTTGATCGATCGTCTATTCCCTGTCATTGACGCCTCGTGTATTACTGAGGAAGCTGATGGAAATGAAACTTCGACTAGCGGCAATGAGGGTCTACTTAGAGCCCCGAAGGAGCTGACAGAGATAGAGTATATCGAAAGCTTATACATGAAGAGCACCATATCTGCTTTACGAGCTTTAAAAGAGATTCGGAGCAAGAGCTCAACGGTTAGTGCTTTCTCGTTGCCCCCATTGCAAATTAGTGGACCTGAAGATACTTGgaataaaattccaatcttagAACAAGTAGCCAAGTAGTTTAACTATACAAGGACAGTTGTTTGGTGGCCCCTTGAATGTATTCTCTTGTTACACTAAGTagtattttcttttccttttttgggtCTGATAATTCACATGTTATGCATGTATTAGATACTAATATGCATGTATTAGATACTAACACAAATGTAAAATGCACAAATTTTAATCTCAAAGAGTGTGTGATGAGGTCTTCTGGTTCATCTCTTAAACTGGTTATTCTACTTGTGTGTATCTTCTTATTGTCTATAATTACCTTTAATCTTTGCTATGCACACTCTTGAATACCATCTGCTTCGCCGATAAAGCAATGTGCCATATTGATTTAGATTTACTTATGTAAGACTGATGGCAAGTTGTTTTTTCCAGGTAACTAGTTTCACTTATTATTATGTGCATTTGCTTGTAGTTAGGATTATCGTTTTTGGTGTCAAAAGGATTTGATAGTGTACAACTTTTTTTTACACTGTCATGGGATAGAGGTTAAATCTTCATTTTGACTTAATTTTATAGACACTGACGGTAAAAAAATTCCTCCCTTCCTTTGGTATGTGATCTTTCAGCATCCTTGAAGTAGGAGATTTTAAGCACTCAATCCTATTAGCTACTTGATAATAGTTTCAATTTGATTATTTTGTTTCTTCTCCATGCTGTGACCAAAACCATACCATGAACACATACCCAAGCAGAAGCCAACTGGAATTTTTGCTTGTTTGTACAATTTCTTTTACTGGTATATCCTTGGTGTTAGCAAACCCATATGGTTTTTTTAATAAGCAACAACCCTTCCACTTGGCACCCTTAGGTCAGTAAGGCCGGTTTTCGCCTATGTTCGATGGGTGGATCTTGTAGTCGAGCTCATTTCTGTCTTTGTACTTGAGGGTCAATCTCCGTCTTGCCCAAGGGAACTTTTGCAGGCCTCTGTTACCTTTTAGGACTCAAATTAGCCATATAAATTTGCCTAAGGCTGGTTTTAGTCCTTACTCGACAGGTGGGTCTCATAGTCAAGCTCATTTATGTCTTTGTATTCGAGGGTCAATCTTCGCCTGGCCCGAGGAATAATTTGCACGCCTCTGTTACCTCTTGGGACTTCTATGCCTCATAGAAACCGGCTACCTTAAACTGTCCCTTGGCCCGTAAGCTTTGGTACTGAGAAATGGTCAGAATTTTTGCACGTACTTAAAACTCCTACATTAATATCCCAACCTTCTTCCCAAGATTCAATGATCATAAAACTATTACTCTCACGAGTTTAACTTCTATGAACCGATAGTTTTGAGCGGCTACAACCTATATAGGTACTCCATAAAATGGATTCGTAACCTGAAAAATATGGAAACTTAGCTACAAGCAAATGTCCGCAAGATGAATATTACGAAGGCTAAAGTTAAAATGCAGAATAAAACTGCTATAGAGGGACCAAATCAGATCAGAGACTGGAACTCTATTAATCACATTTGAAGATTAACACTTGTTTCCACTGAAGGAAGGAAGCATGGAAATCAAGTAATCTACTTGCTAGTTGTGCATAGTTAATGCCATCTCTGGTCCATATTATCTGTCGTTTAAGGTTTTTCATACTTCAATCATAAGAGTATTTGTCTAAACTAGCATACATCGCCTCAACTAGGAAAAGATCGAGAAGGACCTAAAAGCCTCAAAGAATCGAAACCGAAGCCTTTTTGATTCATTTtccaatttcacttaaataAATAACTTAGTTAACACTCCATTTATGGGAACAATGGTAAATTAGGAAAGAGAAGTACCAAAACTACTCCACTTATCATCAACATAGTGATGCATTCAGCTCAACTTTCTGAATCAGCTGAGTGAAACGGGGATGTTTGTTTGGCTTTTTCTACTAAGGTGGTGGTGGTTTTATTCTTCTTCCTTTCCAAGGACGGAGTCAATATATAGTAAGATCTACAGTCGAAGAATTTAAAAGTAATTCACCATCAAAGTTTGTGGTGGAGTCGAGTCCTGGGAATAAATCATG
It includes:
- the LOC132030843 gene encoding SPX domain-containing protein 1-like; the protein is MKFGKSLSNQIEETLPEWRDKFLSYKELKKKLKLIEPKRSVGSTNASNNNNNDNDDDVRACKRIKLDPMMTEAEVEFVNLLEDELEKFNSFFVEKEEEYIITLKELQDRVAKAKDRNDEIIKIRREIVDFHGEMVLLENYSALNYTGLVKILKKYDKRTGALLRLPFIQKVLQQPFFTTDLLYKLVKECENLIDRLFPVIDASCITEEADGNETSTSGNEGLLRAPKELTEIEYIESLYMKSTISALRALKEIRSKSSTVSAFSLPPLQISGPEDTWNKIPILEQVAK